One genomic window of Actinomycetota bacterium includes the following:
- a CDS encoding glutamine synthetase family protein translates to MTLSNEAEFVLRTVEDRGIQFIRLWFTDVLGILKSFAITPQELEGALAEGMGFDGSSIEGFARIQESDMVARPDPSTFQIIPYRSEQHVARMFCDIHQPDGTPFDGDPRGVLKRQVDRAAELGFTFYVGPELEYFYFKDSAGTEFLDQGGYFDLTPLDVATDYRKRTVQYLEAMGIPVEYVHHEVAPSQHEIDLRYTDALSMADNVMTYRLTVKEVAQEFGVYATFMPKPVLGVNGSGMHTHQSLFEGERNAFFDSTDEYHLSRVAKGYIAGLLAHAPEITLVTNQWVNSYKRLVPGYEAPVYVCWARRNRSALVRVPMYKPGKESATRIEFRSPDPACNPYLAFAAMLGAGLAGIEGEYELPPEASNNIYEMSGEERRAAGIASLPESLHEAIQAAEQSKVLRDALGEHVHEWLIRNKREEWDAYKGYVTPYELERYLPVL, encoded by the coding sequence AGGACCGCGGCATCCAGTTCATTCGCCTGTGGTTCACCGACGTCTTGGGGATCCTGAAGTCCTTCGCCATCACCCCGCAGGAGCTGGAAGGGGCGCTGGCCGAGGGCATGGGCTTCGACGGCTCCTCCATCGAGGGGTTCGCCCGGATCCAGGAATCGGACATGGTGGCCCGGCCGGACCCGTCGACGTTCCAGATCATCCCGTACCGGTCCGAGCAGCACGTGGCCCGAATGTTCTGCGACATCCACCAGCCCGACGGGACACCATTCGACGGCGACCCGCGCGGCGTGCTGAAGCGGCAGGTGGACCGGGCGGCGGAGCTCGGGTTCACCTTCTACGTCGGCCCCGAGCTCGAGTACTTCTACTTCAAGGACTCCGCCGGGACCGAGTTCCTGGACCAGGGCGGCTACTTCGACCTCACGCCGCTCGACGTGGCCACCGACTACCGCAAGCGCACCGTCCAGTACCTGGAGGCCATGGGCATCCCCGTGGAGTACGTGCACCACGAGGTGGCGCCGTCGCAGCACGAGATCGACCTCCGGTACACCGACGCGCTGTCCATGGCCGACAACGTGATGACCTACCGGCTGACCGTGAAGGAGGTCGCCCAGGAGTTCGGCGTGTACGCGACCTTCATGCCGAAGCCGGTCCTCGGGGTGAACGGCAGCGGGATGCACACCCACCAGTCCCTGTTCGAGGGTGAGCGCAACGCGTTCTTCGACTCCACCGACGAGTACCACCTGTCCAGGGTGGCGAAGGGCTACATCGCGGGGCTGCTGGCCCACGCGCCCGAGATCACGCTAGTGACCAACCAGTGGGTCAACTCCTACAAGCGGCTGGTGCCAGGGTACGAGGCGCCGGTGTACGTGTGCTGGGCCCGCCGGAACCGCTCCGCGCTGGTCCGGGTGCCCATGTACAAGCCGGGCAAGGAGTCGGCCACGCGGATCGAGTTCCGTTCCCCGGACCCGGCCTGCAACCCCTACCTGGCGTTCGCGGCGATGCTGGGTGCCGGCCTGGCCGGGATCGAGGGCGAGTACGAGCTGCCCCCAGAGGCCTCCAACAACATCTACGAGATGAGCGGCGAGGAACGCCGCGCGGCCGGCATCGCGTCGCTCCCGGAAAGCCTGCACGAGGCCATCCAGGCCGCGGAGCAGTCGAAGGTGCTGCGCGATGCCCTGGGCGAGCACGTCCACGAATGGCTGATCCGGAACAAGCGCGAGGAGTGGGACGCGTACAAGGGCTACGTCACCCCCTACGAGCTGGAGCGCTACCTCCCCGTCCTGTAG
- a CDS encoding PadR family transcriptional regulator — protein sequence MRSDLLRGHLDLLVLSVVEGGATHGYAIAEELRSRSSGEFELREGTLYPALYRLEGAGLLASEWREAGGRRRRVYRLTRAGRRALAGRRSEWTAFSRAVSRVIGATP from the coding sequence ATGCGATCCGATTTGCTACGCGGTCACCTCGACCTGCTCGTGCTGTCCGTCGTTGAGGGCGGAGCCACCCACGGCTACGCGATCGCCGAGGAGCTGCGGAGCAGGAGCAGCGGCGAGTTCGAGCTGCGCGAGGGGACCCTGTACCCCGCCCTGTACCGGCTGGAAGGCGCGGGGCTGCTGGCCAGCGAGTGGCGGGAGGCCGGTGGCCGGCGCAGACGCGTCTACCGGCTCACCCGGGCAGGACGGCGAGCGCTCGCAGGCAGGAGGAGCGAGTGGACGGCCTTCTCCCGCGCCGTGTCGCGAGTGATCGGAGCGACCCCGTGA